In Streptomyces nodosus, one DNA window encodes the following:
- a CDS encoding TerD family protein — protein MAAELVRGQNHPLPQSRLEVRVSAGRPVVAGAALGDAQGKVSGSEWVAHPGAPTLPGLEVSRQAAAEHRLAFDLDALPPGVQRVSVLLALPPGIGGPVRFGAVAAPWIAVTGLDGQEIAHYTITGLDSESAVIALELYRRQGAWKVRAVGQGYAGGLADLFQDQGLPEARRLADGINEAVARGLARSVAPPPPRLPEGDRTRQMPAPAAPGATGGVPPRQDSPGAPQQGSPYDAPGPTGSAVPPVSGGAIDYTHPRRGTPAPPPPAAPAAPPGQPAQPVAGDATGWSMDERLYNQVWGMFEDLARTTAAYRSAVDFAEARLEQELDTVLSDPRNRVSGPGDAARAAAETKHTDLVDQARAALDRDLTQLVAESDVVEPALPPAFARWDNPVWHGYRVPMEIPMAVRLGDLRLPESENLRIPMLVRLPLERGLWIDSGRPGSPDALVEPDEPRRLAMETAVTHAARLLAVYPPGEFAVQVIDPAGAGAAALAPLVRSGVLAAPPAAGAAGTAEMLAALTRRVDLVQMALRGGASDALPPGFDTAAQLLIVHDFPHGFDDRAVNQLRYLADEGPAVGVHLMMVADREDATAYGPLLDPLWRRLLRLTPTPDDHLADPWVGHAWTYEPPRVPEGSQVLSQVLTRVAEARRAWNR, from the coding sequence ATGGCGGCCGAGCTGGTCCGGGGGCAGAACCATCCACTTCCCCAGTCCCGACTCGAGGTCCGGGTGTCGGCCGGCCGGCCGGTCGTGGCGGGGGCCGCACTCGGCGACGCGCAGGGCAAGGTGTCCGGCAGCGAGTGGGTGGCCCACCCGGGCGCGCCCACCCTGCCGGGCCTGGAGGTCTCCCGGCAGGCGGCGGCCGAACACCGCCTCGCCTTCGACCTCGACGCCCTGCCGCCGGGCGTGCAGCGGGTCAGCGTGCTGCTCGCCCTGCCGCCGGGCATCGGCGGTCCGGTGCGGTTCGGCGCCGTCGCCGCCCCCTGGATCGCGGTCACCGGACTCGACGGCCAGGAGATCGCCCACTACACGATCACCGGACTGGACTCCGAGTCCGCGGTGATCGCGCTGGAGCTCTACCGCCGGCAGGGCGCCTGGAAGGTGCGCGCGGTCGGCCAGGGATATGCGGGCGGGCTGGCCGACCTCTTCCAGGACCAGGGCCTGCCGGAGGCCCGCCGGCTCGCGGACGGCATCAACGAGGCCGTGGCGCGGGGCCTGGCCCGCTCGGTGGCACCACCCCCGCCGCGACTGCCGGAGGGCGACCGCACCCGGCAGATGCCCGCCCCCGCCGCGCCCGGCGCCACCGGCGGCGTACCCCCGCGGCAGGACAGCCCCGGCGCGCCGCAGCAGGGTTCGCCCTACGACGCCCCCGGCCCGACGGGTTCCGCCGTACCTCCCGTCTCCGGCGGGGCGATCGACTACACCCACCCCCGCCGGGGGACCCCGGCACCGCCCCCGCCGGCCGCCCCCGCGGCTCCGCCCGGGCAGCCCGCACAGCCCGTCGCGGGAGACGCGACCGGCTGGTCCATGGACGAGCGGCTGTACAACCAGGTGTGGGGCATGTTCGAGGACCTGGCGCGCACCACGGCCGCGTACCGCAGCGCCGTCGACTTCGCCGAGGCGCGCCTGGAGCAGGAGCTGGACACGGTCCTGTCCGATCCGCGCAACAGGGTGAGCGGGCCGGGCGACGCCGCCCGCGCGGCCGCCGAGACCAAGCACACCGACCTGGTCGACCAGGCCAGGGCCGCGCTCGACCGTGACCTCACCCAGCTCGTCGCCGAGTCCGATGTCGTCGAGCCCGCCCTGCCCCCGGCGTTCGCCCGCTGGGACAACCCGGTCTGGCACGGCTACCGGGTGCCGATGGAGATCCCCATGGCCGTGCGCCTCGGCGACCTCCGGCTGCCCGAGAGCGAGAACCTCCGCATCCCCATGCTGGTGAGACTGCCGCTGGAGCGCGGGCTGTGGATCGACAGCGGCCGCCCGGGATCCCCGGACGCGCTCGTGGAGCCGGACGAACCGCGCCGGCTGGCCATGGAGACGGCGGTGACGCACGCGGCACGGCTGCTCGCCGTGTATCCGCCCGGCGAGTTCGCGGTGCAGGTCATCGACCCGGCGGGTGCGGGGGCCGCGGCACTGGCGCCCCTGGTGCGGTCGGGGGTGCTCGCCGCCCCGCCGGCCGCCGGAGCCGCGGGCACGGCCGAGATGCTGGCCGCCCTCACCCGGCGGGTCGACCTGGTGCAGATGGCGCTGCGCGGCGGAGCCTCCGACGCCCTGCCGCCCGGTTTCGACACCGCCGCACAGCTGCTGATCGTCCATGACTTCCCGCACGGCTTCGACGACCGGGCCGTGAACCAGCTGCGTTATCTCGCGGACGAGGGCCCGGCCGTCGGCGTCCATCTGATGATGGTGGCGGACCGGGAGGACGCCACCGCCTACGGCCCGCTGCTCGACCCGCTCTGGCGGAGACTGCTGCGGCTCACCCCGACGCCCGACGACCACCTCGCGGACCCCTGGGTCGGCCACGCCTGGACCTATGAGCCGCCGAGGGTGCCGGAGGGGAGCCAGGTGCTCTCTCA
- a CDS encoding TerD family protein, protein MTVNLTKGQAISLQKNDGGTLTAVRMGLGWQAAPRRGLFGKRTREIDLDASAVLFADKQPVDVVFFQHLVSDDGSVRHTGDNLVGGAGQGGDDESILVDLERVPVHIDQIVFTVNSFTGQTFQEVENAFCRLVDETTGQELARYTLAGGGAHTAQIMAKVHRVGGGWTMTALGTSADGRTFQDLLPAILPQL, encoded by the coding sequence GTGACCGTCAACTTGACCAAGGGTCAGGCCATCAGTCTTCAGAAGAACGACGGAGGCACGCTGACCGCGGTGCGGATGGGCCTCGGCTGGCAGGCCGCCCCCCGGCGCGGGCTGTTCGGCAAGCGCACCCGGGAGATCGACCTCGACGCGTCCGCCGTGCTGTTCGCGGACAAGCAGCCCGTGGACGTGGTCTTCTTCCAGCACCTCGTGAGCGACGACGGCTCCGTGCGGCACACCGGCGACAATCTGGTCGGCGGTGCCGGCCAGGGCGGCGACGACGAGTCGATCCTCGTCGATCTGGAGCGCGTCCCGGTCCACATCGACCAGATCGTCTTCACCGTGAACTCGTTCACCGGCCAGACCTTCCAGGAGGTGGAGAACGCGTTCTGCCGTCTGGTCGACGAGACCACCGGCCAGGAGCTGGCCCGCTACACTCTCGCGGGCGGCGGCGCGCACACCGCGCAGATCATGGCGAAGGTGCACCGCGTGGGCGGCGGCTGGACGATGACGGCCCTCGGCACATCCGCCGACGGCCGCACCTTCCAGGACCTGCTGCCGGCGATCCTGCCCCAGCTGTAG